A genomic window from Burkholderiales bacterium includes:
- a CDS encoding DUF3025 domain-containing protein translates to MTPGGWDPLFLMRSAMFEALRPAGFSLSGLTDWPSLGDYANLLQDRGIANANGLPLRFVAQGTRTENPEDKYEARIYLKGEVQVRNESWHDLFNAL, encoded by the coding sequence TTGACGCCGGGTGGCTGGGATCCGTTGTTCCTTATGCGTTCCGCAATGTTCGAGGCGCTCAGGCCCGCCGGATTTTCGTTATCGGGACTCACGGATTGGCCCAGCCTCGGCGATTACGCGAATCTGCTGCAAGACAGGGGAATAGCGAACGCCAATGGCTTGCCGCTGCGTTTCGTTGCGCAAGGTACAAGAACCGAGAATCCGGAGGATAAATACGAAGCGCGGATTTATTTAAAGGGCGAGGTGCAAGTACGAAACGAAAGCTGGCACGATCTGTTTAATGCGCT